A stretch of Monomorium pharaonis isolate MP-MQ-018 chromosome 7, ASM1337386v2, whole genome shotgun sequence DNA encodes these proteins:
- the LOC118644153 gene encoding CLIP domain-containing serine protease B15-like, giving the protein MQRKSDYICELYDTIDCTSSTTVEYTRHNYLRKVIGAIKTQNLFSDTLRYNTLEFPRLLEMVKISILIALLLQLGTTVEGAQCPDFYSLINRPGTNEVIGQIQIRSSPNTNQQHTLKVGFNTNSLLHNKPIARIEVAQTEQALFQAAKEGKPLLYHIFFPVGRPIPKLTEIWFNNVQLCNQGTLNFQTTKEIEKIVYSSSTESSSTTVASPTQNQSPPSISIGIGNNPFLNPTRQNLPMRQGPPIQPAATVRQNLPNVSLQNVTTVVNDVIECGVPSIKYSESPNPLVVGGERTSEGEWPWLAALFTATRIVNFEFQCGASILTNKHVITAAHCLKMNNNDTLPPTVLLVVLGRFNLTHWRERGSMNREVARYVIHPDYAHYRSGDSDLAILILKKPVVYNPFIRPVCLWFGPSDIQNVVRKMGYVVGWGQDEYGNSYTKEPRMTKIPIVSQEECHWSFESFVTLTSNRTFCAGKRDGSGLCNGDSGSGLVIFDEITKRFQLRGVVSRSVRGNEPTCDLTKFVVFVDVAKYTSWIQQKIST; this is encoded by the exons ATGCAACGAAAAAGTGATTATATATGTGAGCTATATGATACAATAGACTGCACTAGTTCAACGACTGTTGAGTACACAAG acATAATTATCTGAGAAAAGTGATTGGCGCGATTAAAACGCAAAACCTGTTCTCCGATACACTCCGGTACAATACGCTGGAATTTCc AAGACTTCTCGAGATGGTTAAGATTTCCATTTTGATTGCGTTGCTGCTGCAACTAGGCACGACGGTAGAAGGAGCCCAGTGTCCTGATTTCTACTCACTTATAAATAGACCTGGGACAAATGAAGTAATAGGACAGATCCAAATTAGATCCTCGCCAAACACTAATCAACAACACACTTTGAAAGTGGGTTTTAACACGAATTCTTTGTTGCATAAT AAACCAATCGCTCGAATAGAAGTAGCACAAACGGAACAGGCACTTTTTCAGGCTGCTAAAGAAGGCAAGCCTTTGTtgtatcacatttttttcccTGTGGGCCGACCGATTCCAAAACTGACCGAAATATGGTTTAATAATGTACAACTTTGCAATCAAG gaacattaaattttcaaactactaaagagatagaaaaaattgtgtacTCATCGAGCACAGAATCATCTTCGACCACTGTTGCATCGCCCACTCAAAATCAATCACCTCCGTCAATTTCTATTGGAATTGGAAATAATCCATTCTTAAATCCGACACGTCAAAACTTACCAATGCGTCAGGGGCCACCAATTCAGCCAGCTGCAACAGTGCGCCAAAATCTACCAAACGTTTCATTACAAAATGTTACAACGGTAGTTAATGACGTCATTGAATGCGGTGTACCATCCATCAAATATAGCGAAAGTCCAAATCCTCTAGTTGTCGGAGGAGAGAGGACAAGCGAGGGTGAGTGGCCGTGGTTAGCAGCACTCTTCACTGCAACTAGAATAGTAAATTTCGAGTTTCAATGTGGTGCTTCCATTCTAACAAACAAACATGTTATAACag cGGCGCATTGCTTGAAAATGAACAACAACGACACTCTACCTCCCACCGTATTACTGGTGGTCTTAGgacgatttaatttaactcaTTGGCGTGAAAGGGGTAGTATGAATCGCGAGGTCGCGAGGTATGTGATCCATCCCGACTATGCACATTATCGAAGCGGCGACTCCGATTTGGCGATTTTGATTCTCAAAAAGCCCGTCGTATATAATCCCTTTATTAGACCTGTTTGCCTTTGGTTCGGTCCGAGCGATATTCAAAACGTTGTTCGTAAAATGGGATATGTTGTGGGCTGGGGCCAAGATGAATACGGTAATTCTTACACCAAAGAACCACGAATGACGAAGATACCGATAGTCAGTCAA GAGGAGTGCCACTGGAGCTTCGAGAGTTTCGTCACTCTCACCTCAAATCGCACCTTTTGCGCCGGTAAGAGAGACGGAAGCGGTCTTTGCAATGGTGACAGCGGAAGCGGACTGGTGATTTTTGACGAAATCACAAAACGTTTCCAGTTGCGTGGCGTCGTTTCGCGATCGGTGCGCGGAAACGAACCAACGTGCGATCTCACGAAGTTTGTTGTCTTTGTCGATGTCGCCAAATATACATCTTGGATTCAGCAGAAGATTTCTACGTAA
- the LOC105840201 gene encoding uncharacterized protein LOC105840201 → MIKSVFDTKMWLHCGILIHLFGFLLAKSYKLDDANRYSSSLERKLTLKLKTATRLKHNLGKVLHELPIQSYEMHHSIKIIEDYLKNGGSLLECLDVLPSITYAPIAEQMDIILGSMEDRLPEYLLPAISLIRRSLSEGLLDADEIYRPTFGPPKADLLEKISMRELKKAASPLTYHTPVESIRGPWPEIVGETATLIHDKVIRPRSELIAYMLANLRISDATAEVRESVVLLIEHLRSHGERKLSGFNVTSDPYALITNVVSSLSLQNETLIAANVLLPFLRRPSECRAAEFTGFFQKNTLNYTLLISRDRMLSRSKDGVAFLSMIQQNNTDVWDVMKQFSPYKYRSWKNLLLAFVSQLRRQQTHKGEVSNIVNSVYGELILKNRGKRWKFLRNSIIAAPVLFALARKENSVRIRRLLLDVAVDRTVKPEVWQKALAFASSEDISGPINAVWKTLKALVVSSLLPQSVLSMNMAELVTMFDNRINQGQAKCVSQLETYLDNLIEAKTDRRNTIGDVDIEDLLQALRGLDIYTDEYRSLENFLSQDDLETKIGQVDLNVHPTRGRLLAYLLQMIEHTDGIDNKLRHLAEQFVDNVAYYGYGAGALSYRSI, encoded by the exons ATGATTAAATCAGTTTTCGATACAAAAATGTGGCTTCATTGTGGCATACTTATCCACCTATTTGGATTTCTTCTTGCAAAATCGTATAAATTAGACGATGCCAACAGATATTCTTCATCTCTGGAGAGAAAACTGACATTGAAATTGAAAACAGCGACACGGCTGAAACATAATCTTGGAAAAGTTCTTCATGAGTTACCA ATACAGAGTTACGAGATGCATCACTCCATAAAAATCATCGAAGATTACTTAAAAAACGGCGGCTCACTGCTCGAGTGTCTTGACGTTTTACCTTCTATAACGTACGCCCCTATTGCAGAGCAGATGGACATTATTCTTGGATCCATGGAGGACCGCTTGCCCGAGTATCTTCTTCCAGCGATATCTTTGATACGGCGATCTCTGTCGGAAGGCCTCTTAGATGCCGATGAGATCTATAGACCTACTTTCGGACCGCCGAAGGCCGACCTCTTGGAGAAGATCTCTATgagagaattgaaaaaagcaGCTTCGCCGTTGACCTATCATACGCCGGTTGAAAGTATCAGAGGACCTTGGCCGGAGATTGTCGGTGAGACGGCGACGTTGATCCATGATAAAGTCATCCGCCCGCGTTCTGAACTGATCGCATACATGCTGGCGAATCTGCGGATATCCGACGCGACGGCGGAGGTGAGAGAATCGGTCGTACTTCTTATCGAACATCTACGATCGCACGGCGAGCGCAAGTTGTCCGGTTTCAACGTGACTTCAGATCCATACGCGTTGATTACCAACGTCGTCTCGAGTCTGTCCCTGCAAAATGAGACGCTGATAGCCGCCAACGTGTTGCTGCCCTTCTTGCGAAGACCCTCGGAGTGTCGAGCCGCTGAATTCACCGGCTTCTTTCAGAAGAACACTCTAAACTACACTCTGCTGATATCTCGGGACAGGATGCTCTCTAGATCGAAAGATGGTGTCGCGTTTTTGTCTATGATTCAGCAGAACAATACGGATGTTTGGGATGTCATGAAGCAATTCTCCCCCTACAAATACAGATCTTGGAAGAATCTGTTGCTGGCTTTTGTCAGTCAACTGAGGCGTCAACAGACTCATAAGGGCGAAGTATCGAACATTGTAAACAGTGTCTATGGTGAACTGATTTTGAAAAACAGAGGAAAGCGTTGGAAATTTCTGAGGAATTCCATTATTGCCGCACCGGTCCTCTTCGCGCTAGCTAGAAAAGAGAATTCCGTCAGAATTCGAAGGCTTCTCCTGGATGTGGCTGTGGACAGAACAGTCAAACCGGAAGTCTGGCAGAAGGCACTTGCTTTCGCTTCTTCGGAGGATATCAGCGGGCCGATAAACGCCGTATGGAAAACATTGAAAGCATTGGTAGTTTCGAGTCTTCTTCCGCAGAGTGTTCTGTCGATGAATATGGCCGAACTGGTGACCATGTTTGATAATAGAATCAATCAAGGCCAGGCTAAATGCGTTAGCCAATTGGAAACATACTTGGATAATTTGATTGAAGCAAAAACCGATAGAAGGAACACGATCGGTGATGTAGATATCGAGGATCTCCTTCAGGCTTTGCGAGGCTTAGACATTTACACGGATGAATACAGAAGCTTGGAGAACTTTCTGTCACAAGATGATTTGGAGACCAAGATAGGCCAAGTTGACTTGAATGTCCATCCCACCAGGGGTAGATTGTTAGCTTATTTATTACAGATGATCGAACATACCGATGGCATTGATAATAAGCTACGTCACTTGGCCGAACAATTTGTCGACAATGTGGCTTACTATGGCTACGGCGCTGGTGCTTTGTCGTATCGTTCAATCTAG
- the LOC105840199 gene encoding chymotrypsin-like elastase family member 2A isoform X1, giving the protein MKCDKSEIIMFADLLVTYQHRRLLEMVKISILIALLLQLGTTVEGAQCPDFYSLINRPGTNEIIGQIQIRSSPNTNQQHTLKVGFNTNPLLHKKPIARIEVAESEQAFFQAAEQGKPLLYHIFFPVGQPIPRLTEIWFNNVQFCNQETLNFQTTKEIEKIVYSPSTESSSTTVASPTQNQSPPSFSTGIGNNPFLNPTRQDSPMHPGPPIQPVRQNPPIVSLQDVTTVVNDVIECGVPSIRYSESPNPLVVGGERTREGEWPWLAALFAATRIENFQFQCGASVLTNKHVITAAHCLKMNNYNNDTLPPTVLLVALGRFNLTHWRERGSMNREVARYVIHPDYAHYLSGDSDLAILILRRPVEYSLAIRPICLWPDHSTDIQHVINKTGYVVGWGEDAGQPYTEDPRMVRVPIVGQETCLRSDKVFWDLTSVRTFCAGWLNLKGPCNGDSGSGFVMYDATARHYMLRGIVSRSTLNDAHLCDLRKYVVYVDVAKYLIWIREQISK; this is encoded by the exons ATGAAGTGCGATAAGAgcgaaattattatgtttgcTGACCTCCTCGTGACGTATCAGCATAG AAGACTTCTCGAGATGGTTAAGATTTCCATTTTGATTGCGTTGCTGCTGCAACTAGGCACGACGGTAGAAGGAGCCCAGTGTCCTGATTTCTACTCACTTATAAATAGACCTGGGACAAATGAAATAATAGGACAGATCCAAATTAGATCCTCGCCAAACACTAATCAACAACACACTTTGAAAGTGGGTTTTAACACGAATCCTTTGTTGCATAAA AAACCAATCGCTCGAATAGAAGTGGCAGAATCGGAACAGGCATTTTTTCAGGCTGCTGAGCAAGGCAAGCCTTTGTtgtatcacatttttttcccTGTGGGCCAACCGATTCCAAGACTGACCGAAATATGGtttaataatgtacaattttgCAATCAAG aaacattaaattttcaaactactaaagagatagaaaaaattgtgtacTCACCGAGCACAGAATCATCTTCGACCACTGTTGCATCGCCCACTCAAAATCAATCACCTCCGTCATTTTCTACTGGAATTGGAAATAATCCATTCTTAAATCCAACACGTCAAGACTCACCAATGCATCCAGGGCCACCAATTCAGCCAGTGCGCCAAAATCCACCAATCGTTTCATTACAAGATGTTACAACGGTAGTTAATGACGTCATTGAATGCGGTGTACCATCCATCAGATATAGCGAAAGTCCAAATCCTCTAGTTGTCGGAGGAGAGAGGACAAGAGAGGGTGAGTGGCCGTGGTTAGCAGCACTCTTCGCTGCAACTAGAATAGAAAATTTCCAGTTTCAATGTGGTGCTTCCGTTCTAACAAACAAACATGTTATAACAG cGGCGCATTGCTTGAAAATGAACAACTACAATAACGACACTCTACCTCCCACTGTATTACTGGTGGCCTTAGgacgatttaatttaactcaTTGGCGTGAAAGGGGTAGTATGAATCGAGAGGTCGCGAGGTATGTGATCCATCCCGACTATGCACATTATCTAAGCGGCGACTCCGATTTGGCGATTTTGATTCTGAGGAGGCCTGTTGAATACAGTCTTGCCATTAGACCTATTTGCCTATGGCCTGATCATTCAACCGATATTCAACACGTCATTAATAAGACAGGTTACGTTGTGGGATGGGGCGAAGATGCAGGTCAACCTTACACCGAGGATCCACGAATGGTGAGAGTCCCAATAGTGGGCCAG GAGACTTGTCTTCGGAGCGACAAAGTTTTCTGGGATCTCACATCGGTGCGCACTTTCTGCGCCGGTTGGCTAAATTTGAAAGGCCCTTGCAACGGTGACAGCGGCAGCGGGTTTGTGATGTACGACGCTACCGCTCGCCATTATATGTTACGTGGGATCGTTTCGCGATCGACGCTTAACGATGCACATTTATGCGATCTCAGGAAATATGTTGTGTACGTCGACGTGGCCAAGTACCTAATCTGGATTCGAGAACAGATCTCTAAGTGA
- the LOC105829548 gene encoding transmembrane protease serine 11D gives MAKLCILMALLLQLVCTLVQGQESPCPQYFTYITKPGTDETIGQIEIQSPPKTGNLHLKVAVKVAAELPSRYVGRLELARSKEESAQDVYQGRNLLYYVHFPLRHPIPTLSGIWFNDERYCSGYEATGSIITTITLEHTLFLPGNTLSSRNFQPNPSHQNPRPTPMRLQSTSKKTTSISLSQGIDSNPFLKPMIPGQSIPQYSYNNIFLKLTPTQTIPHDNNNNNNNNLFLRLTTVKPNSQNINDNNNIYINNNNIFLRPTPVPSPTPIPIPAPKSQHNDSNTYYECGVSSTSGSTNLLISHGLKTSPGQWPWLVALFVVRAQYEFQCAGTILTNKHVLTAAHCLKLSLTSNDTIHPNVLLVALGRFNLTHWRERGGFNHEVASYTIHPDYAHYHNGDSDLAIMILRKPVVYNPFIRPVCLWFGPSDLQNVVRKMGYVVGWGQDEYGNPYTEEPRMTKLPIVSQEECHWSFESFVTLTSNRTFCAGMRDGSGPCNGDSGSGLVIFDEITKRFQLRGVVSRSVRGNEPTCDLTKFVVFVDVAKYTSWIQQKIST, from the exons ATGGCTAAGCTGTGTATTTTGATGGCGTTGCTGCTGCAGTTGGTTTGCACGTTAGTACAAGGACAAGAATCTCCGTGTCCTCAATACTTCACATATATAACCAAACCCGGAACAGACGAAACAATAGGACAGATCGAAATTCAATCTCCACCAAAAACTGGCAATCTCCATTTGAAAGTAGCTGTAAAAGTTGCCGCAGAGTTGCCTTCG AGATATGTTGGTCGACTAGAGTTGGCACGATCAAAAGAGGAATCTGCTCAAGATGTTTATCAAGGCAGGAATTTGTTGTATTATGTTCATTTTCCCTTACGCCATCCAATTCCGACATTGTCCGGAATATGGTTTAACGATGAACGATATTGTTCAGGTTACGAAG CAACGGGAAGTATCATAACTACTATCACGTTGGAACATACGTTGTTCCTGCCTGGAAATACACTTTCCAGCCGCAATTTCCAGCCAAATCCATCACACCAAAACCCGAGACCGACACCGATGCGTTTGCAAAGTACTTCAAAGAAAACTACCAGCATCTCCCTCTCTCAGGGGATTGACAGCAACCCCTTTCTGAAGCCTATGATACCAGGCCAATCAATCCCACAATACAGTTAcaacaatatatttctgaaactaaCGCCGACTCAAACAATTCcacatgataataataataataataacaacaacTTATTTCTAAGACTAACTACAGTTAAACCAAATTCACAAAACATTAAcgataacaataatatctatattaataataataacatattccTGAGGCCAACCCCTGTTCCCTCGCCGACTCCAATTCCTATCCCGGCGCCTAAATCACAACACAATGATAGCAATACCTATTATGAATGCGGTGTTAGCAGCACTTCCGGGAGTACAAATCTTCTTATCTCCCACGGTTTAAAAACGTCGCCAGGCCAATGGCCATGGTTGGTGGCACTCTTTGTTGTAAGGGCACAATATGAGTTTCAATGTGCCGGTACCATTTTGACAAACAAACATGTATTAACAg cgGCACATTGCTTGAAGTTAAGCCTAACTAGCAACGACACAATACACCCCAATGTGCTGTTGGTGGCCTTAGGTCGATTTAATTTGACCCATTGGCGTGAAAGAGGTGGCTTCAATCATGAGGTCGCAAGCTATACGATTCATCCCGACTATGCGCATTATCACAACGGTGATTCCGATTTGGCGATTATGATTCTCAGGAAGCCCGTCGTATATAATCCCTTTATCAGACCTGTTTGTCTTTGGTTCGGTCCGAGCGATCTTCAAAACGTTGTTCGTAAAATGGGATATGTTGTGGGCTGGGGCCAAGATGAATACGGTAATCCTTACACCGAAGAACCACGAATGACGAAGCTACCGATAGTCAGTCAA GAGGAGTGCCACTGGAGCTTTGAGAGTTTCGTCACTCTCACCTCGAACCGCACCTTTTGCGCTGGTATGAGAGACGGAAGCGGTCCTTGCAACGGTGACAGCGGGAGCGGACTGGTGATTTTTGACGAAATCACAAAACGTTTCCAGTTGCGTGGCGTCGTTTCGCGATCGGTGCGCGGAAACGAACCAACGTGCGATCTCACGAAGTTTGTTGTCTTTGTCGATGTCGCCAAATATACATCTTGGATTCAACAGAAGATTTCTACGTAA
- the LOC105840199 gene encoding chymotrypsin-like elastase family member 2A isoform X2, producing the protein MVKISILIALLLQLGTTVEGAQCPDFYSLINRPGTNEIIGQIQIRSSPNTNQQHTLKVGFNTNPLLHKKPIARIEVAESEQAFFQAAEQGKPLLYHIFFPVGQPIPRLTEIWFNNVQFCNQETLNFQTTKEIEKIVYSPSTESSSTTVASPTQNQSPPSFSTGIGNNPFLNPTRQDSPMHPGPPIQPVRQNPPIVSLQDVTTVVNDVIECGVPSIRYSESPNPLVVGGERTREGEWPWLAALFAATRIENFQFQCGASVLTNKHVITAAHCLKMNNYNNDTLPPTVLLVALGRFNLTHWRERGSMNREVARYVIHPDYAHYLSGDSDLAILILRRPVEYSLAIRPICLWPDHSTDIQHVINKTGYVVGWGEDAGQPYTEDPRMVRVPIVGQETCLRSDKVFWDLTSVRTFCAGWLNLKGPCNGDSGSGFVMYDATARHYMLRGIVSRSTLNDAHLCDLRKYVVYVDVAKYLIWIREQISK; encoded by the exons ATGGTTAAGATTTCCATTTTGATTGCGTTGCTGCTGCAACTAGGCACGACGGTAGAAGGAGCCCAGTGTCCTGATTTCTACTCACTTATAAATAGACCTGGGACAAATGAAATAATAGGACAGATCCAAATTAGATCCTCGCCAAACACTAATCAACAACACACTTTGAAAGTGGGTTTTAACACGAATCCTTTGTTGCATAAA AAACCAATCGCTCGAATAGAAGTGGCAGAATCGGAACAGGCATTTTTTCAGGCTGCTGAGCAAGGCAAGCCTTTGTtgtatcacatttttttcccTGTGGGCCAACCGATTCCAAGACTGACCGAAATATGGtttaataatgtacaattttgCAATCAAG aaacattaaattttcaaactactaaagagatagaaaaaattgtgtacTCACCGAGCACAGAATCATCTTCGACCACTGTTGCATCGCCCACTCAAAATCAATCACCTCCGTCATTTTCTACTGGAATTGGAAATAATCCATTCTTAAATCCAACACGTCAAGACTCACCAATGCATCCAGGGCCACCAATTCAGCCAGTGCGCCAAAATCCACCAATCGTTTCATTACAAGATGTTACAACGGTAGTTAATGACGTCATTGAATGCGGTGTACCATCCATCAGATATAGCGAAAGTCCAAATCCTCTAGTTGTCGGAGGAGAGAGGACAAGAGAGGGTGAGTGGCCGTGGTTAGCAGCACTCTTCGCTGCAACTAGAATAGAAAATTTCCAGTTTCAATGTGGTGCTTCCGTTCTAACAAACAAACATGTTATAACAG cGGCGCATTGCTTGAAAATGAACAACTACAATAACGACACTCTACCTCCCACTGTATTACTGGTGGCCTTAGgacgatttaatttaactcaTTGGCGTGAAAGGGGTAGTATGAATCGAGAGGTCGCGAGGTATGTGATCCATCCCGACTATGCACATTATCTAAGCGGCGACTCCGATTTGGCGATTTTGATTCTGAGGAGGCCTGTTGAATACAGTCTTGCCATTAGACCTATTTGCCTATGGCCTGATCATTCAACCGATATTCAACACGTCATTAATAAGACAGGTTACGTTGTGGGATGGGGCGAAGATGCAGGTCAACCTTACACCGAGGATCCACGAATGGTGAGAGTCCCAATAGTGGGCCAG GAGACTTGTCTTCGGAGCGACAAAGTTTTCTGGGATCTCACATCGGTGCGCACTTTCTGCGCCGGTTGGCTAAATTTGAAAGGCCCTTGCAACGGTGACAGCGGCAGCGGGTTTGTGATGTACGACGCTACCGCTCGCCATTATATGTTACGTGGGATCGTTTCGCGATCGACGCTTAACGATGCACATTTATGCGATCTCAGGAAATATGTTGTGTACGTCGACGTGGCCAAGTACCTAATCTGGATTCGAGAACAGATCTCTAAGTGA